A genomic stretch from Arthrobacter sp. KBS0702 includes:
- a CDS encoding sialidase family protein, whose product MATAESYVLAIGTKKGLWLATSRDRQNWSLSGPHFLMSEIPSIGIDTREGRTRILVGVRSEHWGPTVFHSDDLGETWHEPENGAIRFPEDTDAALERVWQIHPDAESRPGVVWAGCEPISVWKSTDGGEHFELNRGLWDHPHRSEWGAGYGGAAAHSIVVNPDGDKVHVAMSTGGVYRSVDGGTSWEPRNKGISARFNPDPYPEFGQCVHKIAADAAVDGRLYAQNHHGVYRSDDDAESWESIAEGLPADFGFVMLTHPRRAGTAWVIPLKADGERIPPEGKLAVHRTDDAGAHWKRLDHGLPQADFNAVLRDAACVDAAEPAGVYFGTRGGSVYASADEGEHFTEVASHLPDVLCVRAAALTGAPATGAQDDGALAAAEVSA is encoded by the coding sequence ATGGCTACCGCAGAGAGTTATGTCCTGGCGATTGGAACCAAGAAGGGCCTGTGGCTGGCAACCAGCCGGGACCGCCAAAACTGGTCGCTGTCCGGCCCCCATTTCCTGATGAGCGAGATCCCCAGCATCGGCATCGATACCCGCGAGGGCCGGACGCGGATCCTGGTCGGGGTCCGCTCGGAGCACTGGGGACCCACCGTCTTCCACTCCGATGACCTCGGCGAAACCTGGCACGAGCCCGAAAACGGCGCCATTCGATTCCCCGAGGACACCGACGCCGCACTGGAGCGCGTCTGGCAGATCCACCCCGACGCCGAGTCCCGCCCCGGTGTCGTCTGGGCCGGCTGCGAGCCGATTTCCGTCTGGAAGTCCACCGACGGCGGTGAACACTTCGAACTCAACCGCGGCCTTTGGGACCACCCGCACCGCAGCGAATGGGGGGCCGGCTACGGCGGTGCCGCCGCCCACTCGATCGTCGTCAACCCCGACGGTGACAAGGTGCACGTGGCGATGAGCACCGGCGGGGTCTACCGCTCGGTCGACGGCGGCACCTCCTGGGAGCCGCGGAACAAGGGGATCTCCGCACGCTTCAACCCCGACCCCTACCCCGAATTCGGCCAGTGCGTCCATAAGATCGCGGCGGACGCCGCCGTCGACGGCCGCCTGTACGCCCAGAACCACCACGGCGTCTACCGCAGCGACGACGACGCCGAAAGCTGGGAGTCGATTGCCGAGGGGCTGCCGGCGGACTTTGGCTTTGTTATGCTCACGCACCCGCGCCGCGCCGGCACGGCCTGGGTCATCCCGCTCAAGGCCGACGGCGAACGGATTCCGCCGGAAGGGAAGCTGGCCGTGCACCGGACGGACGACGCCGGGGCGCACTGGAAACGGCTGGATCACGGCCTCCCGCAGGCCGATTTCAATGCCGTGCTGCGCGACGCGGCCTGCGTCGATGCGGCCGAACCCGCCGGCGTCTACTTCGGGACCCGCGGCGGCAGCGTCTACGCCAGTGCCGACGAAGGCGAACACTTCACTGAGGTCGCATCGCACCTGCCCGACGTACTCTGCGTCCGGGCCGCGGCGCTCACCGGCGCTCCGGCGACCGGCGCCCAGGACGACGGCGCCCTCGCCGCGGCCGAGGTTTCCGCGTGA
- a CDS encoding MoaD/ThiS family protein, whose amino-acid sequence MPDITVVLPSVLQPLAGGQSILTAPAEGAVTVRWLLDTVAGDFPALSRRLRDETGAVRRFVNIYVNGNEIRRLQGLGTEVAPGQEVLIIQSVAGG is encoded by the coding sequence TTGCCTGACATCACCGTGGTGCTGCCCAGCGTCCTGCAGCCGCTGGCCGGCGGGCAGTCCATCCTGACTGCGCCCGCCGAGGGGGCCGTAACGGTGCGGTGGCTGCTGGATACGGTGGCCGGTGACTTTCCCGCGCTGTCCCGGCGGCTGCGGGACGAAACCGGTGCTGTCCGCCGTTTCGTGAATATCTACGTCAACGGGAACGAAATCCGGCGCCTGCAGGGTCTGGGCACGGAGGTGGCGCCGGGCCAGGAAGTGCTGATCATCCAGTCCGTCGCCGGCGGCTAG